In one Juglans regia cultivar Chandler chromosome 11, Walnut 2.0, whole genome shotgun sequence genomic region, the following are encoded:
- the LOC109007763 gene encoding protein phosphatase 2C 32-like — translation MGNGTSRVVGCFVPFSEKNGVDLEFLDPLDEGLGHSFCYVRPSIFESPAITPSNSERYTVDSSTLDSETLSGSFRHDLIDDPSGLHRPSKTIPETTFRTISGASVSANVSTARTGNQSALFASDVQEPAASFESTSSFAAIPLQPVPHCSGPLNGFMSGPLERGFASGPLERGGGFMSGPIEKGVMSGPLDATDKSNFSAPLARVRQRAGLHRLMRSVSGPMRSTFSRTFSKHSGGHGWMQRFFFNPVSQLAWHSKEPKFRPDASRNFLDGVPSEGEYRCTHNLQWAHGKAGEDRVQVVLSEEQGWLFIGIYDGFSGPDAPDFLMSHLYKAIDRELEGLLWDYEDKPINDQLKPKLHETGKTEATSESRKEDQPKPHSSKVISCSLEDSCRPVIIRGQSSNCEIVEENEEVRNGVETNGEKPSISGCAAISVATANLTGHSRKSMRLYELLQMEPWDGQGSMLVSEVGNQRKVSWDFQLSRETSQEDQEISCSLNPKIDSCSHRGEDPTTSGEDVGVGVESINQGATALCVSRERQNTRKSLIGSKIRKMYRKQKSLRKKLFPWNYDWHREETCVEERMVEPSGPIRRCKSGVVDHDTVLRAMARALERTEEDYMEMVEKALDKNPELALMGSCVLVMLMKDQDVYVMNLGDSRVILAQERPNDRYPNPNFLKDDMKYRNRSRESLVRMELDRISEDSPMHNQNSQINKINKNREISLCRLKMRAVQLSTDHSTSVEEEVFRIRAEHPDDNQAVFNDRVKGQLKVTRAFGAGFLKKPTCNEALLGMFRIDYVGNVPYVSCIPFLLHHRLSSSDRFLVLSSDGLYQYFSNEEVVAHVTWFIENVPEGDPAQYLIAELLFRAAKKNGMDFHELLDIPHGDRRKYHDDVSVMVVSLEGRIWRSSG, via the exons ATGGGTAACGGCACTTCTCGTGTTGTCGGCTGTTTTGTGCCTTTCAGTGAGAAAAATGGCGTTGATTTAGAGTTCTTAGACCCATTAGATGAAGGATTAGGCCATTCCTTTTGTTACGTTAGGCCCTCGATTTTTGAATCTCCTGCCATTACCCCATCAAACTCTGAAAGGTATACTGTTGATTCGAGCACCCTTGATTCTGAAACTTTAAGTGGGTCATTTAGACATGACCTGATAGATGATCCCTCTGGGTTACACAGACCAAGTAAGACCATCCCGGAAACAACATTTAGAACCATCTCAGGGGCTTCTGTCAGTGCCAATGTTTCTACGGCGAGAACTGGTAACCAGAGTGCATTGTTTGCCAGCGATGTCCAAGAGCCTGCTGCATCGTTTGAAAGTACCTCCTCATTTGCTGCAATCCCTTTGCAGCCTGTTCCTCATTGCTCCGGGCCATTGAACGGATTCATGTCTGGACCTCTTGAAAGAGGCTTTGCTTCAGGTCCTTTGGAAAGAGGAGGTGGTTTCATGTCCGGGCCGATCGAGAAGGGTGTGATGTCTGGTCCACTTGATGCTACTGATAAATCTAACTTCTCTGCACCACTTGCACGAGTTCGTCAAAGAGCAGGTCTCCACCGTCTCATGAGGAGTGTGAGTGGACCGATGAGGAGCACTTTCTCCCGGACATTCTCAAAACATTCTGGGGGACATGGATGGATGCAACGGTTTTTCTTCAATCCTGTGTCTCAATTGGCCTGGCATTCTAAGGAGCCAAAGTTTCGACCAGATGCCTCACGAAACTTTCTTGATGGGGTGCCATCGGAAGGGGAATATAGATGTACTCACAATTTGCAATGGGCTCATGGCAAGGCTGGTGAAGATAGGGTACAGGTTGTGCTTTCTGAAGAACAGGGATGGTTATTTATTGGAATATATGATGGTTTTAGTGGGCCAGATGCGCCAGACTTTCTGATGAGCCATCTCTACAAAGCTATAGACAGAGAACTGGAAGGACtgctttgggattatgaagatAAACCTATTAATGATCAATTAAAACCCAAACTCCATGAGACTGGAAAAACAGAAGCAACATCAGAGTCCAGGAAGGAGGACCAGCCGAAACCTCATTCGAGTAAAGTGATTTCTTGTAGTTTAGAGGATTCATGTAGGCCTGTAATTATCAGAGGTCAATCTTCTAACTGTGAAATAGTagaggaaaatgaagaagttaGGAATGGTGTCGAAACCAATGGTGAGAAGCCCAGCATTTCTGGATGTGCAGCCATTTCAGTTGCAACCGCAAACTTGACTGGTCACAGCAGGAAAAGCATGCGTCTTTATGAGCTACTTCAGATGGAGCCTTGGGATGGACAGGGTTCTATGCTAGTCTCAGAGGTCGGGAACCAAAGAAAGGTTTCATGGGATTTTCAATTGAGTCGAGAAACCTCACAAGAAGATCAGGAAATATCTTGCTCATTAAACCCCAAAATCGATAGTTGTAGCCATCGGGGTGAAGATCCGACCACATCAGGTGAAGatgttggggttggggttgaaTCCATTAATCAAGGTGCAACTGCTCTTTGTGTTTCAAGGGAAAGACAGAATACTAGAAAGTCATTAATTGGTTCAAAGATTAGAAAAATGTATCGGAAGCAAAAGTCCTTGCGAAAGAAACTTTTTCCTTGGAATTATGATTGGCACAGAGAGGAGACTTGTGTTGAAGAGAGAATGGTGGAACCCTCAGGACCTATTAGGAGATGCAAATCTGGTGTTGTTGATCATGATACAGTTTTAAGGGCGATGGCTCGAGCTCTTGAAAGGACTGAAGAGGATTACATGGAAATGGTGGAAAAAGCTCTTGACAAAAACCCAGAGCTTGCTTTGATGGGGTCATGTGTTCTAGTGATGTTAATGAAGGATCAGGATGTGTATGTCATGAACCTTGGGGATAGCCGTGTGATCTTGGCTCAGGAAAGGCCAAATGACCGTTATCCTAATCCaaattttttgaaagatgatatGAAGTATCGAAACAGATCTAGAGAGTCATTAGTGCGTATGGAACTGGACAGAATATCTGAAGATTCTCCTATGCATAATCAGAACAGTCagattaacaaaataaataaaaaccggGAGATTTCGTTATGCAGATTAAAGATGAGAGCTGTTCAGCTTTCCACCGATCACAGTACAAGTGTTGAAGAG GAAGTTTTCAGAATTCGGGCAGAACATCCTGATGATAACCAGGCTGTGTTTAATGATCGAGTTAAGGGTCAACTGAAAGTCACCAGAGCGTTCGGTGCTGGGTTCCTGAAGAAG CCAACTTGTAATGAAGCTCTGCTGGGGATGTTTCGGATTGATTATGTGGGAAATGTTCCTTATGTCAGCTGCATTCCTTTCCTTCTTCACCACCGACTTTCCTCGAGCGATCGATTCCTAGTACTCTCCTCTGATGGACTTTACCAGTACTTTAGCAACGAGGAGGTAGTTGCCCATGTCACTTGGTTCATAGAAAATGTTCCTGAAGGTGATCCTGCCCAATACCTTATTGCAGAGCTTCTCTTTCGTGCTGCCAAAAAGAATG GAATGGATTTTCATGAGTTGCTGGATATTCCACATGGGGATAGACGCAAATATCATGATGATGTTTCTGTTATGGTGGTTTCACTGGAGGGAAGGATCTGGAGATCATCTGGATAG
- the LOC109007764 gene encoding germin-like protein subfamily 2 member 4: protein MMADVLACLVIFTTAIFSSAVASDPDSLQDLCVAAPTSDKKVNGFLCKDEANVTAADFTFDGLAKPGLVNNSFGSVAKPANVNQIPGLNTLGVSMARIDYAPGGLNPPHTHPRGTEIVFVLEGELDVGFITTANKLIAKTIKKGEIFLFPKGLVHFQKNNGDKPASVIAAFNSQFPGTQAIAPTLFTATPPVPDDVLAIAFQVGSKDIDKIKGKLAPKK, encoded by the exons ATGATGGCAGACGTTCTTGCATGTCTGGTCATCTTTACTACTGCAATCTTCAGCTCTGCTGTCGCATCCGATCCTGACTCCCTTCAGGATCTCTGCGTTGCTGCTCCCACTTCAG ATAAAAAGGTGAACGGATTTTTATGCAAGGACGAGGCAAATGTAACGGCAGCTGATTTCACCTTCGACGGTCTGGCTAAGCCAGGACTTGTTAACAACTCGTTTGGTTCAGTTGCAAAGCCGGCCAACGTGAATCAGATTCCAGGTCTCAACACCCTGGGGGTGTCGATGGCACGAATCGACTATGCCCCCGGTGGGCTTAACCCTCCTCACACCCACCCGCGTGGCACTGAGATCGTGTTCGTGCTGGAAGGCGAGCTGGATGTGGGCTTCATCACCACAGCAAACAAGCTAATCGCCAAGACCATTAAGAAAGGTGAAATCTTTCTGTTTCCCAAGGGACTCGTCCATTTTCAGAAGAACAACGGCGACAAGCCCGCTTCTGTGATCGCGGCCTTCAATAGCCAATTCCCCGGCACCCAAGCCATTGCTCCGACACTTTTCACGGCAACACCACCCGTGCCAGACGATGTGTTGGCTATAGCCTTTCAGGTTGGTAGCAAAGACATtgacaaaatcaaaggaaagcTGGCTCCCAAGAAGTAG